One stretch of Marinobacterium iners DNA includes these proteins:
- a CDS encoding HAMP domain-containing protein, which yields MVTEELSVANTRWRLIVEVPKAAALAELNQLQADMEDNRSSTIWDLLITAGVILLITLAVVNLFISGITKPLAQLGERMQALGGSEGDLTQELEHFRHAELNAVSDGFNSFTRKIRTVIHELISLSAQLQQNAKALADNAQQTRESTEEVSAHKSAPFFQPLTAAH from the coding sequence ATGGTGACTGAGGAACTGTCCGTCGCCAATACCCGCTGGCGTTTGATTGTGGAAGTTCCCAAGGCCGCCGCCCTGGCAGAACTGAACCAGTTACAGGCCGATATGGAAGATAACCGCAGCAGCACCATCTGGGATTTGCTGATCACCGCAGGCGTCATTCTGCTGATCACCCTGGCGGTGGTGAATCTGTTCATATCCGGCATTACAAAACCGCTGGCTCAACTCGGCGAACGCATGCAGGCACTGGGAGGCTCTGAGGGCGACCTGACACAGGAGCTGGAGCATTTCCGTCATGCTGAACTGAACGCCGTTTCGGATGGGTTCAACAGCTTTACCCGCAAGATCCGCACCGTCATTCACGAGTTGATCAGCCTGTCGGCACAGCTGCAGCAGAATGCCAAGGCCCTGGCAGACAATGCTCAACAGACCCGAGAATCCACTGAAGAAGTATCCGCCCATAAATCAGCCCCTTTTTTCCAGCCACTAACCGCCGCACACTGA
- the tnpA gene encoding IS66 family insertion sequence element accessory protein TnpA: protein MNSAERTYHWQQHIEHWRDTGLSGAAFCKQQSLSYHQFVYWRRKLEGTDDATDTERSPTPGFARVTQVAASPLSDDLTLRLPGGMAITGLHAGNVDLLGAILRQL from the coding sequence ATGAACTCAGCCGAGCGCACTTACCACTGGCAACAGCACATTGAACACTGGCGTGATACTGGGCTATCCGGCGCTGCCTTCTGCAAACAGCAATCGCTGTCCTATCACCAGTTTGTCTATTGGCGCCGCAAGCTCGAAGGTACAGATGATGCGACCGATACCGAGCGCTCACCAACACCCGGCTTTGCTCGCGTCACCCAGGTGGCCGCTTCACCGCTATCGGATGATCTGACCCTGAGGCTTCCGGGTGGCATGGCCATTACAGGCCTGCATGCCGGTAATGTTGACCTGCTCGGTGCAATCCTGAGGCAGCTCTGA
- the tnpB gene encoding IS66 family insertion sequence element accessory protein TnpB (TnpB, as the term is used for proteins encoded by IS66 family insertion elements, is considered an accessory protein, since TnpC, encoded by a neighboring gene, is a DDE family transposase.) — protein sequence MPEIYLYREPIDFRKQANGLAVLIEQELGRSPFTGALYAFTNRQRNKIKCLMWEDNGFILYYKALAEEKFKWPSPADELMPLTGEQINWLLDGYDISLLQGHKTVHYEAVG from the coding sequence ATGCCCGAGATCTATCTGTACCGTGAGCCCATTGATTTTCGCAAGCAAGCCAATGGCCTGGCGGTGCTGATTGAGCAGGAGTTAGGGCGTAGCCCCTTCACTGGTGCCCTGTATGCGTTCACCAACCGGCAGCGTAACAAGATCAAGTGCCTGATGTGGGAAGACAACGGTTTTATCCTCTATTACAAGGCGCTGGCCGAAGAGAAATTCAAGTGGCCCAGCCCGGCTGATGAGCTGATGCCGCTGACCGGCGAGCAGATCAACTGGTTGCTCGATGGTTATGACATCAGTCTGCTGCAAGGCCATAAAACCGTACATTATGAGGCCGTTGGATAG
- the tnpC gene encoding IS66 family transposase yields the protein MKTQPETTSKMPELSGLSTADLLSMVAGLQQQLQHQEQHIQKREQYILLLEEMLRLQRIQRFAASSEKTVHQIHLFDESELEAEIDQLRDQLPDDIEVAEDDTPAAASTPKRRQRGFSDNLLRERIELCLSDEEKAGAVKTFFTKVKEELEYIPAQLKVLEYWQEKAVFEQDGDERILAAARPTHPLGKCIATPALLAYLITSKYADGLPLYRQEQMFKRLGHELSRTSMAHWIIRLDEVFKPLINLMREAQNSAAYLQADETRIQVLKEDGKAAQSDKWMWVTRGGPPGQPSVLFAYDPSRSGAVPVRLLDDFKGVLQADGYSGYEPICSANKLTRIGCWDHARRKFIEATKAAKPAGKGKQAKLSKADVALSHINKLYAIERQIKDLSIAERYQIRQASSLPRLEAFKAWLDANVGRVMKGGLTRKAMEYTLNQWPTLIGYCERGDLHISNVLAENAIRPFAVGRKAWLFADTPQGAHASATCYSLIETAKANDLEPSAYIRHVLERIANADTLEKLERLLPWNVELERTSKKVAQYS from the coding sequence ATGAAAACACAGCCCGAAACCACCTCAAAGATGCCTGAACTCAGCGGTTTATCGACCGCTGACTTGCTGTCGATGGTGGCTGGTCTACAGCAGCAACTCCAACATCAAGAGCAGCATATCCAGAAGCGCGAGCAATACATCCTGCTGCTGGAAGAGATGCTGCGCTTGCAGCGCATCCAGCGGTTCGCGGCCAGCAGTGAAAAAACGGTCCACCAGATCCACCTCTTCGATGAGTCCGAGCTGGAAGCCGAGATCGATCAGCTGCGGGATCAGCTCCCGGATGATATTGAAGTTGCTGAAGACGATACTCCTGCTGCCGCGTCTACACCCAAACGCCGTCAGCGTGGCTTCTCTGATAATCTGCTGCGTGAGCGCATCGAGCTGTGCCTCAGCGATGAGGAAAAAGCTGGGGCAGTGAAAACCTTCTTCACCAAGGTCAAGGAAGAGCTGGAATACATCCCGGCTCAGCTCAAAGTGCTGGAATACTGGCAGGAAAAAGCGGTGTTCGAGCAGGACGGTGATGAGCGTATCCTGGCCGCGGCTCGCCCGACACACCCGCTGGGCAAATGCATCGCTACTCCGGCCCTGCTGGCTTACCTGATCACCTCCAAATATGCCGATGGCTTGCCGCTCTACCGTCAGGAGCAGATGTTCAAGCGTCTGGGCCATGAGCTGAGTCGCACCAGCATGGCCCACTGGATCATCCGTCTGGATGAGGTGTTCAAACCGCTGATCAACCTGATGCGGGAAGCGCAGAACAGTGCGGCCTACCTGCAGGCCGACGAAACCCGCATCCAGGTACTCAAAGAGGATGGCAAAGCTGCCCAATCCGATAAATGGATGTGGGTGACCCGAGGCGGACCGCCGGGCCAACCGTCCGTCCTGTTCGCCTATGATCCCTCCCGAAGTGGAGCGGTGCCCGTGCGCCTGCTCGATGACTTCAAGGGTGTGCTGCAGGCGGATGGTTACTCCGGTTATGAACCGATCTGTTCAGCCAATAAGCTGACCCGCATTGGCTGCTGGGATCACGCCCGCCGCAAGTTCATCGAAGCGACCAAAGCGGCCAAGCCGGCGGGTAAAGGCAAACAGGCCAAGCTGTCCAAAGCGGATGTGGCACTCAGTCACATCAACAAACTGTATGCCATCGAACGTCAGATCAAGGACCTGAGCATTGCCGAACGCTATCAGATCCGTCAGGCATCGAGCCTGCCTCGACTGGAAGCGTTCAAGGCCTGGCTGGACGCCAACGTGGGTCGCGTGATGAAAGGCGGGTTAACTCGCAAAGCTATGGAATACACCCTGAACCAGTGGCCCACCCTGATCGGCTACTGTGAGCGGGGTGACCTGCACATCAGCAACGTGCTGGCCGAGAATGCCATCCGTCCGTTCGCCGTGGGTCGCAAGGCCTGGTTGTTCGCGGATACCCCGCAGGGCGCTCACGCCAGCGCCACCTGCTACTCCCTGATCGAAACGGCCAAAGCCAACGACCTGGAACCCTCGGCGTACATCCGGCATGTGCTGGAGCGTATCGCCAACGCCGACACACTGGAAAAGCTGGAGCGACTGCTGCCCTGGAATGTTGAACTGGAGCGGACTTCAAAAAAAGTGGCGCAGTACAGTTAA
- a CDS encoding methyl-accepting chemotaxis protein, with product MAAAANEMAATATQVANLAGQTAQNAGSSEHEVSATRNTLKSTVDEIGNMSGALDDASESIGQVASRSDEIYKIIETIRNIAEQTNLLALNAAIEAARAGDQGRGFAVVADEVRNLASRTQDATGDIDTLISALKRDVDDSVGRMQHCRGMAAQTVEQSHSSYQRLEGVSSRITAISENTTQVATAAEEQSMVNEEINRNITSIGDSADVLAQAAAQVTALGKEVSTSAARLDQQLGRFKV from the coding sequence GTGGCTGCAGCCGCCAACGAGATGGCCGCCACCGCCACCCAGGTGGCCAACTTGGCCGGTCAAACGGCCCAGAACGCCGGCAGCTCCGAGCATGAAGTCAGCGCCACCCGCAATACCCTCAAGTCGACCGTTGACGAAATCGGCAACATGTCCGGTGCACTGGATGACGCTTCAGAGAGTATTGGTCAGGTTGCCAGCCGCAGTGACGAAATCTATAAGATTATCGAGACCATACGGAATATCGCCGAACAGACCAACCTGCTGGCCCTGAACGCCGCAATAGAAGCCGCGCGCGCAGGTGATCAGGGACGTGGCTTCGCGGTGGTTGCTGATGAAGTCCGAAACCTTGCCAGCCGCACGCAGGACGCTACCGGCGATATCGACACACTCATTTCAGCCCTGAAACGCGATGTGGATGACAGTGTCGGTCGCATGCAGCACTGCCGTGGCATGGCCGCTCAGACCGTCGAGCAGAGTCACTCCAGCTATCAGCGACTGGAAGGCGTCTCTTCACGCATCACGGCCATTTCTGAAAACACCACTCAGGTCGCGACTGCTGCCGAGGAACAGAGCATGGTGAACGAAGAGATCAACCGCAACATCACCAGCATCGGCGATTCGGCCGATGTACTGGCGCAGGCTGCCGCACAGGTCACGGCACTGGGTAAAGAGGTATCAACCAGCGCCGCTCGCCTTGACCAGCAACTGGGTCGTTTCAAAGTGTAA
- a CDS encoding YebC/PmpR family DNA-binding transcriptional regulator encodes MGRAYQNRKESMAKTSDMKAKLYSRYGREIYVTAKSGGVDPDGNLALRGLIDRAKKEQVPGHVIEKALDKAKGAGGEDYSPARYEGYGPGGSMAIIECLTDNPNRTFGDVRQAFTKTKSKIGTQGSVSHMFDHCAIFVFAGDDEEAVLEALMEGDVDVTDIELEDGKITVFAPNTEYFKAKTALIERFGDLDFDVDEIQFIPQSYTSLSGDDVAMFEKFLAMLNDLDDVQQVYHNVEF; translated from the coding sequence ATGGGCAGAGCGTATCAGAACCGCAAAGAGTCGATGGCCAAAACATCAGACATGAAGGCCAAGCTCTACAGCCGTTACGGGCGCGAAATCTATGTCACGGCCAAATCGGGTGGGGTCGACCCCGATGGTAATCTGGCGCTGCGTGGCTTGATTGATCGAGCGAAAAAGGAGCAGGTTCCAGGGCACGTGATCGAGAAGGCGCTCGACAAAGCCAAGGGGGCTGGCGGCGAAGACTACTCCCCGGCGCGTTACGAAGGTTACGGCCCCGGTGGCAGCATGGCCATCATCGAATGCCTGACCGATAACCCCAACCGCACCTTCGGCGACGTGCGCCAGGCCTTCACCAAGACCAAAAGCAAGATCGGTACTCAGGGCAGTGTCAGCCACATGTTCGATCACTGTGCCATCTTTGTCTTTGCTGGCGATGATGAAGAAGCGGTGCTTGAAGCCCTGATGGAAGGGGATGTTGACGTTACCGATATCGAGCTTGAAGACGGCAAAATTACCGTCTTCGCGCCGAACACTGAATATTTCAAGGCCAAGACCGCACTGATCGAGCGCTTTGGCGATCTTGATTTCGACGTTGATGAGATTCAGTTCATCCCGCAAAGCTATACCAGCCTCAGTGGTGACGATGTGGCGATGTTTGAGAAGTTTCTGGCTATGCTGAACGATCTGGACGATGTACAGCAGGTGTACCATAACGTCGAGTTCTGA
- a CDS encoding IS256 family transposase — protein MTKPTFDMDAALQALREGKDLTGKDGILTPLIKQLTEAAMQGELEAHLASEDTANRKNGSSRKTMKGPTGSFELDAPRDRTGSFEPQIVKKHQTYLTDELERKIIALFALGNSYQDIRTHIAELYGVSLSNGTINAVTDKLLPELQAWRERDLEAIYPIVWLDAIHYKIKENGRYVSKAIYTLLGLNIEGKKELLGLYLSDQEGAHHWLSVLTDLYNRGVKDILIACIDGLKGFPEAIESIYPDTEIQHCIIHQIRNSMKYVASKNQKAFMADLKAVYKAATLNAAELALDDLEAKWGDKYPMVIKSWREKWPTLSAYFKYPDYVRKAIYTTNAVEAVHRQFRKLTKTKGGFANENSLLKLLYAGILKSSERWTHPVQNWNLTLSQMAIHFPGRLEHHISL, from the coding sequence ATGACCAAACCTACATTCGATATGGATGCCGCACTTCAAGCCCTGCGTGAGGGCAAAGACCTCACCGGCAAAGACGGTATCCTGACCCCGTTGATCAAGCAACTCACCGAAGCCGCCATGCAAGGTGAGCTGGAGGCCCATCTAGCCTCGGAGGACACGGCCAACCGCAAGAACGGTTCCAGTCGCAAGACCATGAAAGGTCCGACTGGCAGCTTTGAGCTGGACGCACCAAGAGACCGGACCGGCTCCTTCGAGCCCCAGATCGTCAAGAAGCACCAGACCTACCTCACTGACGAACTGGAACGTAAAATCATCGCCCTGTTCGCACTCGGTAACAGCTATCAGGACATCCGTACGCACATCGCCGAGCTGTATGGTGTTTCGCTCTCCAACGGCACTATCAACGCCGTCACCGACAAACTGCTACCGGAGCTGCAAGCCTGGCGTGAGCGTGACCTGGAAGCTATTTACCCCATTGTCTGGCTCGATGCCATTCACTACAAAATCAAAGAGAATGGGCGCTACGTCAGCAAGGCGATCTATACGCTCCTTGGCCTGAACATCGAGGGCAAGAAAGAACTACTCGGCCTCTACCTCTCGGACCAGGAAGGTGCTCACCACTGGCTCAGTGTACTCACGGACCTCTACAACCGGGGCGTCAAAGATATCCTGATTGCCTGTATCGATGGACTGAAGGGCTTCCCCGAAGCCATTGAGTCGATTTACCCCGACACCGAGATCCAGCACTGTATCATTCACCAGATCCGGAACTCGATGAAGTACGTTGCCTCGAAAAACCAGAAGGCCTTTATGGCCGACCTGAAAGCCGTCTACAAGGCTGCCACACTCAATGCCGCCGAACTTGCGCTTGATGACCTGGAAGCCAAGTGGGGCGATAAATATCCCATGGTCATCAAGTCTTGGCGGGAAAAGTGGCCCACGCTCTCAGCCTACTTCAAATACCCCGATTACGTGCGCAAGGCGATTTACACCACCAACGCGGTGGAAGCCGTACACCGCCAGTTCCGCAAGCTCACCAAGACCAAGGGCGGCTTCGCCAATGAGAACAGCTTACTCAAGCTACTCTATGCCGGTATACTCAAGTCCTCTGAGCGCTGGACGCACCCCGTGCAGAACTGGAACTTGACGCTGTCACAGATGGCCATCCACTTCCCAGGGCGCTTGGAACATCACATCAGCCTATAA
- a CDS encoding AAA family ATPase, which yields MNFVESVTVEGFWGERILSFDFHDDVNFVIGINGSGKTTAINIIVAALKADFSELDRLEFSKIFIKLKSNSSRKKPSVVITKTPSTETPFSSIVYEIKESASEKPLKLSLDDFEEQMMLRRYPRNFFEREVYRRHGRKSLNHSLEGLVNVSWLSVNRSSANQDDYDEENISTVDRKLKELVNRLVRYFSTLGKAGSEQFENFQKEVFLSLLYRRSGKPFFSNAKNINIEEEKKALIGIFNQFKVKPKEFGQRIDSHFDILAKAKEKLSSEENSPLNTTDISVLIGTERIDYIVEEWNKSIEKRKVIFEPRDTFLKIINSMMQRKEFSINAQNELQIITQSGKDLPLHRLSSGEKQLLIVLGEALLQEKQPWVYIADEPELSLHVKWQESLVENLRAINPNSQIIFATHSPDVVSIFGDKVFDMEKMF from the coding sequence ATGAATTTTGTTGAGAGTGTTACAGTCGAAGGATTTTGGGGTGAACGCATCTTGAGCTTTGATTTTCATGATGATGTAAATTTTGTTATTGGAATCAATGGTTCAGGAAAAACTACAGCAATAAATATCATTGTTGCAGCGCTTAAAGCAGATTTTTCTGAATTAGATAGGCTAGAATTTTCTAAAATATTCATCAAGCTAAAGTCTAACTCGAGCAGAAAAAAGCCATCAGTAGTTATTACAAAGACTCCAAGCACAGAAACACCATTCTCTTCTATTGTATATGAAATTAAAGAATCAGCTAGTGAGAAACCTTTAAAGCTATCATTAGACGATTTTGAAGAGCAAATGATGTTGCGTCGCTATCCTCGTAACTTTTTTGAAAGAGAAGTATATCGACGGCATGGTCGGAAGAGCCTTAATCACTCCCTTGAAGGATTAGTGAATGTCAGCTGGTTGTCTGTGAATAGGTCTAGTGCAAATCAAGACGATTATGATGAAGAGAATATTTCTACTGTTGATCGAAAGCTAAAGGAATTAGTAAATAGACTTGTCAGATATTTTTCAACATTGGGCAAAGCTGGTTCTGAGCAGTTCGAAAACTTTCAAAAAGAAGTCTTTTTGTCACTACTCTATAGAAGGTCAGGGAAACCATTTTTCTCAAATGCAAAAAATATAAATATTGAAGAAGAAAAGAAAGCGTTAATTGGGATTTTTAACCAGTTTAAAGTTAAGCCAAAGGAATTTGGCCAACGGATTGATAGTCACTTTGATATATTGGCTAAAGCAAAAGAAAAGCTATCATCTGAAGAAAACTCGCCACTTAATACGACCGATATATCAGTTTTGATTGGTACTGAAAGAATCGATTATATTGTCGAAGAGTGGAATAAGTCGATTGAAAAAAGAAAAGTTATTTTTGAGCCTAGAGATACATTTCTTAAAATAATAAATTCTATGATGCAAAGAAAAGAATTCTCTATTAATGCTCAAAATGAATTGCAAATAATTACTCAGTCTGGGAAAGACCTCCCTCTTCATAGATTATCATCAGGTGAAAAACAATTATTAATTGTTCTGGGAGAAGCTCTTTTACAAGAGAAGCAGCCTTGGGTTTATATTGCGGATGAGCCTGAATTATCTTTGCATGTGAAGTGGCAAGAAAGTTTGGTTGAAAATCTTAGGGCAATAAACCCTAATTCTCAAATTATTTTTGCCACTCACTCTCCTGATGTTGTTAGTATTTTTGGTGATAAGGTTTTTGACATGGAGAAAATGTTTTAA
- a CDS encoding thiolase family protein, whose protein sequence is MSDNSIVILGAARTPMGGMMGALSDVRSPDLGAVAIEAAIERAGLQPSDIDEVIMGCVLPGALGQAPARQASRKAGIPDAAGATTINKMCGSGMKAVMQAHDQIKAGSASIMIAGGMENMSQAPYMLPKARSGMRMGHGQVLDSMFFDGLEDAYEGGLMGVFAQRSADDFNITREAMDEFAIGSLTKALAAIENGWFKDEIAPVTIKGRAGDTVVDTDEQPGNARPDKIPQLKPAFKKDGTVTAANSSSISDGGSALVLATQAEADKRGVKSLARIVAHSTHAQLPAEFTIAPIGAIQKVLDKAGWTKDEVDLYEINEAFAVVSLLAINELGLDADKVNVYGGACALGHPIGSSGSRILVTLLNALKQRGLKKGVASLCIGGGEATAVAVELL, encoded by the coding sequence ATGTCAGACAACAGCATTGTGATTCTGGGTGCGGCCCGTACCCCCATGGGCGGCATGATGGGCGCATTGAGCGACGTGCGTTCACCGGACCTGGGTGCAGTGGCCATCGAAGCGGCCATCGAACGTGCCGGCCTGCAGCCGAGCGATATTGATGAAGTGATCATGGGCTGTGTACTGCCCGGTGCGCTGGGTCAGGCCCCGGCTCGTCAGGCGTCTCGCAAGGCCGGCATCCCGGATGCGGCCGGTGCTACCACCATCAACAAGATGTGCGGCTCTGGCATGAAAGCCGTCATGCAGGCCCACGACCAGATCAAGGCGGGCAGCGCCAGTATCATGATCGCCGGCGGCATGGAAAACATGAGCCAGGCGCCCTACATGCTGCCGAAAGCCCGCTCGGGCATGCGTATGGGCCACGGCCAGGTACTGGACTCCATGTTCTTCGACGGACTGGAAGACGCCTACGAAGGCGGCCTGATGGGTGTATTCGCCCAGCGCTCTGCTGATGACTTCAATATCACTCGTGAAGCGATGGATGAGTTTGCCATCGGCTCACTGACCAAGGCACTGGCCGCCATCGAGAACGGCTGGTTTAAGGACGAGATCGCCCCGGTTACCATCAAGGGCCGTGCGGGTGACACCGTTGTCGACACCGACGAACAGCCGGGCAACGCCCGCCCGGACAAAATCCCGCAGCTGAAGCCGGCGTTCAAGAAGGACGGCACGGTGACCGCGGCCAACTCCAGCTCCATCAGCGACGGCGGTTCCGCCCTGGTGCTGGCCACTCAGGCCGAAGCCGACAAGCGCGGCGTCAAGTCGCTGGCGCGTATCGTGGCGCATTCCACCCACGCCCAGCTGCCGGCCGAGTTCACCATCGCCCCGATCGGCGCCATCCAGAAGGTGCTCGACAAGGCGGGCTGGACTAAGGACGAGGTGGATCTGTACGAGATCAACGAAGCCTTCGCCGTGGTTTCCCTGCTGGCGATCAACGAACTGGGTCTGGATGCCGACAAGGTCAACGTCTACGGCGGCGCCTGCGCCCTGGGGCACCCGATCGGTTCCTCCGGCTCACGCATTCTTGTCACGCTGCTCAACGCCCTTAAGCAGCGCGGCCTGAAGAAAGGGGTTGCATCCCTCTGTATCGGTGGTGGCGAAGCGACAGCCGTGGCTGTTGAGCTGCTCTAA
- a CDS encoding acyl-CoA dehydrogenase family protein — protein MNAAVIDTEELDLFREMVLRALEREVAPHYEQWEREGITPRALWNTLGEAGLLCVDAPEDHGGCGVPFEYSVMLVTEMARLGYGALATNVMVHSDIVAPYIAHIGNDEQKNRWLPGMVSGDVVGAIAMTEPGAGSDLAALRTTAVLDGDEYVINGSKTFITNGQHADMVIVAAKTDPAAGAKGVSLFLVDTTLPGYGKGRNLEKIGQHSGDTSELFFENMRVPKSALLGEEGKGFMYLMKELPRERLVIGAIGVGAARGSLDMTIQYADERTLFGQKLKELQNTRFRIAEMETDYRVNKAFIDQCISEYSRGELDAATASMAKYTATEMQCRVADGCLQLFGGYGYTTEYPISRAFIDARVQRIYGGTSEVMKEVIARSVLGR, from the coding sequence ATGAATGCAGCCGTAATCGATACCGAAGAGCTGGACCTGTTCCGCGAGATGGTGCTGCGCGCACTGGAACGTGAAGTCGCGCCGCATTATGAACAGTGGGAACGCGAGGGCATTACGCCGCGTGCGCTCTGGAATACGCTGGGCGAAGCGGGTCTGCTGTGCGTGGACGCGCCCGAAGACCACGGCGGTTGTGGTGTGCCCTTTGAGTATTCGGTCATGCTGGTCACCGAAATGGCCCGACTGGGCTACGGTGCCCTGGCCACCAATGTAATGGTGCACTCCGATATCGTCGCCCCCTACATCGCCCACATCGGCAATGACGAGCAGAAAAACCGCTGGCTGCCGGGCATGGTGTCCGGTGACGTGGTTGGCGCCATCGCCATGACTGAGCCGGGGGCCGGCAGTGATCTGGCGGCGTTGCGCACCACGGCGGTACTGGACGGTGACGAGTATGTGATCAACGGCTCAAAAACCTTCATCACCAACGGTCAGCACGCCGACATGGTGATTGTCGCTGCCAAGACCGATCCAGCGGCCGGCGCCAAGGGTGTCAGCCTGTTCCTGGTCGACACCACGCTGCCGGGCTACGGCAAGGGCCGCAATCTGGAGAAGATCGGTCAGCACAGCGGCGATACCTCGGAGCTGTTCTTCGAGAACATGCGTGTACCCAAATCGGCCCTGCTGGGCGAAGAGGGCAAGGGCTTCATGTACCTGATGAAGGAACTGCCCCGTGAACGTCTGGTGATCGGCGCCATCGGTGTCGGTGCAGCCCGCGGCTCGCTGGATATGACCATCCAGTATGCCGACGAACGCACCCTGTTTGGCCAGAAGCTGAAAGAACTGCAGAACACCCGCTTCCGCATCGCCGAGATGGAGACCGACTACCGCGTCAACAAGGCGTTCATTGATCAGTGCATCAGTGAGTACTCCCGCGGCGAGCTGGATGCGGCCACAGCGTCCATGGCCAAGTACACCGCCACCGAAATGCAGTGCCGCGTGGCCGATGGCTGCCTGCAGCTGTTCGGCGGTTACGGTTACACCACTGAATACCCGATCTCACGCGCCTTTATCGACGCCCGTGTGCAGCGCATCTACGGCGGCACATCCGAGGTGATGAAGGAAGTCATCGCGCGCTCGGTGCTGGGGCGGTAA
- a CDS encoding SDR family NAD(P)-dependent oxidoreductase — protein sequence MDFKNVPAVVTGGASGLGEGSARALAAAGAKVAIFDLNEERGRQIAEELGGIFVRCDVSSAESAEAAFAAASEAHGPCGIAVNCAGIAPAGKIVGKEGPMPLEAFNKVIQVNLVGSFNIIRLAAAEMATREANDDGERGVIISTASIAAYEGQIGQVAYSASKGGVVAMTLQAARELARSGIRVNTIAPGIFMTPMMAGFPQEVQDSLAATLPFPQRLGRPEEYGMLVEQIVKNPLLNGETIRLDCALRMAPK from the coding sequence ATGGATTTCAAAAACGTACCCGCAGTTGTTACCGGTGGTGCATCCGGTCTGGGTGAAGGTTCGGCCCGTGCACTGGCGGCCGCTGGCGCCAAGGTTGCGATTTTCGACCTGAATGAAGAGCGCGGTCGCCAGATCGCTGAAGAACTGGGTGGCATCTTTGTACGTTGTGACGTGTCTTCGGCTGAAAGCGCGGAAGCGGCGTTTGCGGCGGCGAGTGAAGCGCATGGCCCCTGCGGTATTGCCGTCAACTGTGCCGGTATCGCCCCGGCCGGCAAGATCGTCGGCAAGGAAGGCCCGATGCCGCTGGAGGCGTTCAACAAAGTCATTCAGGTCAACCTGGTGGGCAGCTTCAACATCATACGCCTGGCCGCCGCCGAAATGGCTACCCGTGAAGCCAACGATGACGGCGAACGTGGCGTGATCATCTCCACCGCATCCATCGCTGCCTACGAAGGCCAGATCGGGCAGGTCGCCTACAGTGCATCAAAGGGCGGCGTGGTGGCCATGACGCTGCAGGCGGCCCGTGAGCTGGCGCGCAGTGGCATTCGCGTGAACACCATCGCACCCGGCATTTTCATGACGCCGATGATGGCCGGTTTCCCGCAGGAAGTGCAGGACAGCCTGGCCGCAACCCTGCCGTTCCCGCAGCGTTTGGGTCGTCCTGAAGAGTACGGCATGCTGGTGGAGCAGATCGTGAAAAACCCGCTGCTGAACGGCGAAACCATTCGTCTCGACTGCGCGCTGCGCATGGCACCGAAGTAA